A window of Dietzia sp. ANT_WB102 genomic DNA:
AGAACTTCCGGTCGCTGACGACTGGCGCGAGGACGGGGCGATCATCCTGCACGTGCTCGTCGACGGCACAGTCGCCGGGGCTCTGCGGCTGGTGGACGAGGTCCGTACCGAATCCCGCGCCGCAGTCGAGGCATTGCACGAGCGCGGACTCGAGGTCGTGATGATCACGGGTGACGCCGACGCGGTGGCCGCCTCGGTCTCTGACGAACTCGGAATCGACCGATACTTCTCCGGGGTCCGACCCGAGGACAAGGCGTCCACGGTCCGCAGCATCCAGGACGAGGGACGTGCGGTCGCCATGGTCGGCGACGGGGTGAACGACGCGCCCGCGCTCGCCCAGGCCGACGTCGGGATCGCGATCGGCGCCGGAACCGATGTGGCGATCGCCTCGGCCGGGGTGATCCTGGCGTCTGACGACCCACGCGCTGTGCTCTCCGTTATCGCACTGTCCAAGGCCACCTACCGGAAGATGGTTCAGAACCTGTGGTGGGCGGGTGGCTACAACCTGCTCGCCGTCCCCCTGGCCGCAGGGGTCCTCGCCCCGGTCGGCGTGGTCATGCCCATGTCGGTGGGTGCGATCCTCATGTCCCTGTCCACCGTCGTGGTCGCACTCAACGCGCAACTGCTCCGTCGTCTCGACCTGCACCCGGACGCCCTCACCGCGGTGTCGACCCGCGCAGACTCCCCCAAGGAACTCCAGAGAGCCCCATGATGCGCTTACCCTCGTTTCGCCGCGGCGTGATCGTCACCGCCTTCGCTGCTGGCGCCCTGGCTCTGGGCGGGTGCTCGACCCCGAACCTCGGCCAGGAAGCGCCCCCGACTACCGCACCGGTATCAGTGCCGGACCGGCACGACCTGGCGGGGCTCGACGCCCGCCAGGTCATCGACCGGCTCGACGCCACGAAAGTTAATGAGCGCCCTGGGACCCTCTTGGCCTCCGTTCGCCCCGACAAGGTGGTGCTCACCGACACCTCGTCCGGCCAGAGCACCGCACTGCCGCTACCGGACGATCAGTTCTACCTGGCAGTGGCGCCGTACGAGCAGCGCACCCACGACTGCTACTTCCACAGCTTGACGACGTGCCTGGGAGAACAACCCAGCGAACGCATGCACGTCACGGTGACCGATAGCGCCACCGGACGGACGATCGTCGACGAGCCCCGGACGAGCTACGACAACGGCTTCATCGGCCTGTGGCTGCCGCGCGACATCGCCGCGACCATCACCGTCGACCACGACGGCGCCACCGCCACCGCCCCCATCACCACCGGCGACGACGACCTGACCTGCCTCACCACACTGAAATTGACCTGACGCTTCATTCGACCAAGGGGATCATGATGATGGGAAATTACGGGATCTGTGCCGGAATGAGCTGGGCATGGCTGTTCTGGATTCTGCTCCTCTTGGGCATCATGGTGGTCGCGGTCGTGCTGGTGAAGGCGCTCACCGATGGCCGACGACAGAGCGGACATCACGCGACAGAGGAGCGCCGGCCGCGGCCGCGGGACATCCTCGATGAGCGGTACGCACGCGGAGAGCTGACCACTGATGAATACCGGGAACGGCTACAGAACTTGGAGGAAGGCCCGCGGTGAGCCACCTGACGCGTCGGCAACTTCTCGCCCTTGGTCTTGCCGGCGCCGGCACAGCGGCCGTGGGTGGAACTGGCCTGTGGTGGACCGCCTGTCGCGGCGACACCACGTCCGGTGGTCCCTCTGGTGCCGGCAACGACCTCCTCGAGCCGGAGGTTCTGAACAGTCGTGACGGAGTGCTCGAGATGGCCCTGGTCGCCGCCCCCGCACGGATCCGGATCGGCGGGCAGGAGGCAAACGTCCACGCGTTCAACGGCACCCTGCCCGGCCCCACCATGCGTCTCCGGGGTGGGGACACGCTCCGGGTATCCATGACCAACGGCCTCGACGCGCCGACCAACCTGCACGTGCACGGGCTGCACGTCTCGCCCGAGGGCAACGGCGACAATCCGTTTGTGAGCATCGATCCCGGCGGGTCTTTCGACTACGAGTTCGCCCTGCCGGACGACCACCCGCCCGGGACATTCTGGTATCACCCGCATCGGCACGGCCACGTCGCCAATCAACTGGCCGCCGGCCTCTACGGAGCGCTCATCATCGAGAGTCCCGACCCCGTCCCGGTGTCCCGTGAGCGCACGCTGGTCGTCTCTGACATCACCCTCGACAGCGCAGGCAACCCGGTTGCCGCGTCCTCTCCCGAACAGATGCTGGGCCGCGAGGGCCAGACCGTCATGGTTAACGGCCAGGTCCGGCCCCGTGCTACCGCAGCACCGGGTGCGCGGGAGCAGTGGCGGATCGTCAACGCCTGTCCCTCCCGCTACCTCCGCTTGACCCTGGATGGCCAGACCTTATGCCTGTTGAGTCGTGATACCGGCCGCCTGCCCCGACCAGTCGACGTCACCGAGGTGACGCTGGCCCCCGGCAACAGGGTCGAACTGCTCGTGGGCGCCCGCC
This region includes:
- a CDS encoding multicopper oxidase family protein, with protein sequence MSHLTRRQLLALGLAGAGTAAVGGTGLWWTACRGDTTSGGPSGAGNDLLEPEVLNSRDGVLEMALVAAPARIRIGGQEANVHAFNGTLPGPTMRLRGGDTLRVSMTNGLDAPTNLHVHGLHVSPEGNGDNPFVSIDPGGSFDYEFALPDDHPPGTFWYHPHRHGHVANQLAAGLYGALIIESPDPVPVSRERTLVVSDITLDSAGNPVAASSPEQMLGREGQTVMVNGQVRPRATAAPGAREQWRIVNACPSRYLRLTLDGQTLCLLSRDTGRLPRPVDVTEVTLAPGNRVELLVGARRGTSTLLATPVDRGTMPGMMTGPLAGALTARDEPIELLTLEVTGAPAEELDPVPAGPALRDLRTEPVADRRTLEFAMGMGGARGMRGRTRGPGSMMSFTINDQPFDADRTDITVRAGTVEEWTLINTSPMDHPMHLHVWPMQVLGDEGGSPTWQDVVNIPAFGRVTVRVAFGDIVGRTVYHCHILDHEDLGMMGTILAR
- a CDS encoding SHOCT domain-containing protein produces the protein MMMGNYGICAGMSWAWLFWILLLLGIMVVAVVLVKALTDGRRQSGHHATEERRPRPRDILDERYARGELTTDEYRERLQNLEEGPR
- a CDS encoding CueP family metal-binding protein — protein: MMRLPSFRRGVIVTAFAAGALALGGCSTPNLGQEAPPTTAPVSVPDRHDLAGLDARQVIDRLDATKVNERPGTLLASVRPDKVVLTDTSSGQSTALPLPDDQFYLAVAPYEQRTHDCYFHSLTTCLGEQPSERMHVTVTDSATGRTIVDEPRTSYDNGFIGLWLPRDIAATITVDHDGATATAPITTGDDDLTCLTTLKLT